In a genomic window of Sporosarcina trichiuri:
- a CDS encoding helix-turn-helix domain-containing protein — protein sequence MLHISTIIHRERQKHGITQETLAAHCQVSKASVSKWEKGLSYPDITLLPKIAAYFNLTVDELLGYEQTLSKQAIQTLYIGYSKRFAHEPFADVYQDVLEEVRHGYRDAGLLLQMSVLMLNHFILTENGPAVLTTINTWLDRIRTLSEDVWVLRQANSLQAAVASMQGDPETTLRLLDGVIRPSIGDEALLATAYEQLGQTDEAMRALQVMMYQNLLQLVGAAPLYLRLSADDPTVSAETLRRTEGLIGLYDLEKLHPNVCLQFHAGTAQLAAIHGDRPQMYAYLSKFVRVCTKYLFPIDLHGDTYFNRLDSWLEELDLGTNALRSDRLVKQSLFEIFDAPFFAPYRDDEEMKDLLTELRFGLEGIQ from the coding sequence ATGCTCCACATCAGCACAATCATTCACCGCGAACGGCAAAAACACGGCATCACCCAGGAAACCCTCGCCGCGCACTGCCAGGTTTCCAAAGCGTCGGTCTCCAAATGGGAAAAAGGGCTGAGCTATCCCGACATCACGCTGCTGCCGAAGATCGCCGCCTACTTCAACCTGACCGTCGACGAGCTGCTCGGCTATGAACAGACACTGTCCAAACAGGCGATCCAGACGCTGTACATCGGCTATTCCAAACGATTCGCACACGAGCCATTCGCCGACGTGTACCAGGATGTCCTCGAAGAAGTACGGCACGGCTACCGCGACGCCGGCCTGCTGCTGCAGATGAGCGTGCTCATGCTCAATCACTTCATCCTCACGGAAAACGGTCCTGCCGTCTTGACGACCATCAACACGTGGCTCGACCGTATCCGCACGCTGTCCGAAGACGTCTGGGTGCTGCGCCAGGCGAACTCGCTGCAGGCGGCGGTCGCCTCCATGCAGGGTGACCCGGAAACGACACTCCGCCTGCTCGACGGCGTCATCCGGCCGAGCATCGGTGATGAAGCGCTGCTTGCGACCGCCTACGAACAGCTCGGGCAGACGGACGAAGCGATGCGAGCACTTCAGGTGATGATGTATCAGAATCTCCTGCAGCTCGTCGGTGCGGCGCCGCTCTATTTGAGGCTGTCCGCGGATGATCCCACGGTCTCCGCGGAAACGCTCCGCCGCACCGAAGGACTCATCGGCCTGTACGACCTGGAGAAACTGCATCCGAACGTCTGCCTGCAGTTCCACGCAGGCACCGCGCAGCTTGCGGCCATCCACGGCGACCGCCCGCAGATGTATGCGTATCTATCAAAATTTGTCCGCGTCTGCACGAAGTATCTGTTCCCGATCGATCTGCACGGCGACACGTACTTCAACCGGCTCGACAGCTGGCTCGAGGAACTCGACCTCGGCACGAATGCCCTGCGCAGCGACCGGCTCGTCAAACAGTCGCTGTTCGAAATCTTCGACGCCCCCTTCTTCGCGCCGTACCGGGACGACGAAGAAATGAAAGACTTACTCACCGAACTCCGTTTCGGACTGGAGGGAATCCAATGA
- a CDS encoding PLDc N-terminal domain-containing protein: protein MNTDIDLLIEYLPFLIPLVILQVGLAIFSAVHVIRHPHYRFGNMVMWLLIVVFIQFLGPLVYFTIGRGDQDAR from the coding sequence ATGAACACCGATATCGACCTGCTCATCGAGTACTTGCCATTCCTCATCCCGCTCGTCATCCTGCAAGTCGGACTCGCGATCTTCTCGGCCGTCCACGTCATCCGCCACCCGCACTACCGGTTCGGCAATATGGTGATGTGGCTGCTCATCGTCGTCTTCATCCAGTTCCTCGGCCCGCTCGTCTATTTCACGATCGGAAGGGGAGACCAAGATGCTCGTTGA
- a CDS encoding ABC transporter ATP-binding protein has translation MLVEIKNVTKKFGDRTVLDNIDLVIPEHTICGFVGANGAGKTTLMHGMLGLTPLTSGTITIAGTPVTFGQTASNAHVGYLPDVPEFYPYYSAREYLELCAVITEMPKQERNTRITELLELVGLDTNSPIRTYSRGMKQRLGIAQALLNRPKLLICDEPTSALDPAGRAQILSILQAAKQDTTVFFSTHILSDAEQICDRIAMLHGGKIIFDDELARLDRETKHEFAFTFDGPSIEEIHAQLTDFPAEMKIEHGALIVRLPDAAARISFTKALADRGIATNTMHPHKKALEDVVMEVL, from the coding sequence ATGCTCGTTGAGATCAAGAACGTCACGAAAAAATTCGGCGATAGAACCGTCCTGGACAACATCGATCTCGTAATTCCCGAGCATACGATCTGCGGCTTCGTCGGTGCGAACGGCGCCGGCAAGACGACGCTCATGCACGGCATGCTCGGCCTCACCCCGCTGACATCCGGCACAATCACGATCGCCGGCACACCCGTCACATTCGGCCAGACCGCATCGAACGCCCACGTCGGCTACCTGCCTGACGTCCCGGAATTCTACCCGTACTACAGCGCCCGCGAGTACCTTGAACTGTGCGCCGTCATCACCGAGATGCCAAAACAGGAACGGAACACCCGCATCACCGAGCTGCTGGAACTCGTCGGCCTCGACACGAACAGCCCGATCCGAACCTACTCCCGGGGGATGAAACAACGGCTCGGCATCGCCCAGGCGCTGCTCAACCGGCCGAAGCTGCTCATCTGCGACGAACCGACGTCCGCCCTCGACCCGGCCGGCCGCGCCCAGATCCTGTCGATCCTGCAGGCGGCGAAACAGGACACGACCGTGTTCTTCTCGACGCACATCCTGTCCGACGCCGAGCAGATCTGCGACCGCATCGCCATGCTGCACGGCGGCAAAATCATCTTCGACGATGAACTCGCCCGGCTCGACCGCGAGACGAAGCACGAATTCGCCTTCACATTCGACGGCCCTTCTATAGAAGAGATCCATGCACAGCTCACAGACTTCCCGGCGGAAATGAAGATCGAACACGGTGCACTCATCGTCCGCCTGCCGGACGCAGCTGCCCGGATTTCATTCACAAAAGCGCTCGCAGACCGCGGTATCGCAACCAACACGATGCACCCGCACAAGAAAGCACTCGAAGATGTCGTTATGGAGGTGCTCTAA